The following are encoded together in the Neofelis nebulosa isolate mNeoNeb1 chromosome 9, mNeoNeb1.pri, whole genome shotgun sequence genome:
- the CALM2 gene encoding calmodulin-2 — translation MADQLTEEQIAEFKEAFSLFDKDGDGTITTKELGTVMRSLGQNPTEAELQDMINEVDADGNGTIDFPEFLTMMARKMKDTDSEEEIREAFRVFDKDGNGYISAAELRHVMTNLGEKLTDEEVDEMIREADIDGDGQVNYEEFVQMMTAK, via the exons AATTCAAAGAAGCTTTTTCACTATTTGACAAGGATGGTGATGGAACTATAACAACAAAGGAATTGGGAACTGTAATGAGATCTCTTGGGCAGAATCCCACAGAAGCAGAGTTACAGGACATGATTAATGAAGTAGATGCTgatg GAAATGGCACAATTGACTTCCCGGAATTTCTGACAATGAtggcaagaaaaatgaaagatacagACAGTGAAGAAGAAATTAGAGAAGCATTCCGTGTGTTTGATAAG GATGGCAACGGCTATATTAGTGCAGCAGAGCTTCGCCATGTGATGACAAACCTGGGAGAGAAGTTAACAGATGAGGAGGTTGATGAAATGATCAGGGAAGCAGATATTGATGGTGATGGTCAAGTAAACTATGAAG AGTTTGTACAAATGATGACAGCAAAGTGA